Genomic window (Gelria sp. Kuro-4):
CTGCATAAGATCTGCGGTAAAAGTGGCCAGCCCGCACTTGCGGGGCGGGAACGTGCTTACAAAAGCGGCCTGCAATTGTGCCATACAACTTCACCTCCATGAGTCATATTTTGGTCATTTCCCAACGGAATTAACCGTATGCTGCAGTATGGGTTCCTATGTCCCGCCGCCCAGCTTGGCGGCCGCCCGCACCAGCTTGTCGCGGATGGGAAGGTCGTAGGGGCAGCGCCGCTCGCAGGTGCCGCAGCGCACGCACGCCTCCGGCAGTACCTTAAGCTCCCGGTAGAGCGCCTGCGCCTCGCGCTTTCTTTCGTAGCGGTCGTACATCCCTTCCAGGCGGAACACCTCACGGATGTCGATCCCCTCCGGGCAGGGGAGGCAGTACCCGCACTGGCGGCACACCTCGCGCCCCAGCGCCTTCACCTCCCGCACCAGCCCTTCATACTCCGCCGGCGTCAGCGGCTCAAAGCTGCCCGCCAGCCGCACGTTCTCTTCCACCTCCGCCGCCGAGCCCATCCCCGGGATGGCGATGTCCACGGCCTGGCTTAAAGTGTAGCGCAGCGCCAGCGGCGGCTCCTTGATCACCCCGCCGCCCAAGGGCTTCATGGCGATCACGCCCACGTCCAGTTCCCGCGCCAGCGGCAGCAGCGTTTCCTCGGCCCGGAAAATGAAACGGTCCAGGATATTCACCGGGACCATCACCGTATCGAACTCCCCGGTTTTAAGCGCCGTGCGCAAAAGGCGCGGGTTGTGTCCCGTGATGCCGATAAAGCGCACCCGCCCTTCCCGCCGCGCCTCCCGGAGCGCCTCCAGCGCCCCGCCCGGCGCCAGGCAGCGCGTCAGGTCCTCTTCCTCGTCCACGCCGTGCAGCTGGTAAAGGTCCAGGTAGTCCGTTTTCAGCTCCCGCAGGCTGGTCATGAGGTCGCGCCGCGCGCCGGCGGCAGAGCGCGCCGGCGTTTTGCTGGCCAGGTACACCTCGCTGCGACGGCCCGCCAGCGCCGCGCCGATCTTGGCCTCGCTGTCGCCGTAGCCGCGCGCCGTATCGATAAAGTTAATACCGCGGTCGAGCGCCAGCTTAACCACCTGGAGCGCTGTGTCCCAGTCCCGGTCGCGCACCGGAATCCCGCCCAGCCCCAGGGACCGCACCTTAAGTCCGGTGCGGCCCAGGCGCCGCTCAGGCAGCATCTTGTTTCCCCCTTAGAAGATGTGGCTTCGCATATTTTGCTACCGCCGAAGAAAAAATATCAGCGGGACATTTAACTCCCTGAAAGCAACGTATCCCTGCGGTACGTTACCTTTTGTTACTATTCTAGCGAAAGCAGTCCGCGCGGGGCAAATGTTGGCACGCCTCGTGCAAGGGAGCAATCCGCTCTTAGCAAAAGTGAGAAGGCCAAATCTTGTGACTAGTTGCCGGAGAAGGCAACTCATCGCCGGCTTACCAGTTGCATGCAGGCCATGCTGTACTTGCTGGAACAGGGAGATTACGGTAAGATTGAAATTAAGAGAGGAGGGGCCGTCGGAATGCGCACAGTGGAAAAACCCTGGGGCCGTGAACTCTGGTGGGCCCAGACGCCGGCTTACGTCGCCAAAATCCTCCAGGTAAAAGCCGGCCAGCGCCTGTCGCTCCAGTACCACAAGGAGAAACTCGAGAGCATGTACTTCGCCGCCGGCAGCGGCACCCTTATCCTCGGCGCTGAAACCAAAGAGATCGAGCCGGGTCTGGCCGTCACCATCGAGCCCGGCACCATCCACCGCATCATCGCCTCAAGCGACGTCACCGTGTTCGAAGTTTCCACCCCGCAGGTGG
Coding sequences:
- a CDS encoding cupin domain-containing protein encodes the protein MRTVEKPWGRELWWAQTPAYVAKILQVKAGQRLSLQYHKEKLESMYFAAGSGTLILGAETKEIEPGLAVTIEPGTIHRIIASSDVTVFEVSTPQVEDVVRVEDAYGRTLDPPRAV
- a CDS encoding aldo/keto reductase — protein: MLPERRLGRTGLKVRSLGLGGIPVRDRDWDTALQVVKLALDRGINFIDTARGYGDSEAKIGAALAGRRSEVYLASKTPARSAAGARRDLMTSLRELKTDYLDLYQLHGVDEEEDLTRCLAPGGALEALREARREGRVRFIGITGHNPRLLRTALKTGEFDTVMVPVNILDRFIFRAEETLLPLARELDVGVIAMKPLGGGVIKEPPLALRYTLSQAVDIAIPGMGSAAEVEENVRLAGSFEPLTPAEYEGLVREVKALGREVCRQCGYCLPCPEGIDIREVFRLEGMYDRYERKREAQALYRELKVLPEACVRCGTCERRCPYDLPIRDKLVRAAAKLGGGT